In one window of Ovis aries strain OAR_USU_Benz2616 breed Rambouillet chromosome 5, ARS-UI_Ramb_v3.0, whole genome shotgun sequence DNA:
- the LOC101109271 gene encoding olfactory receptor 7E178-like yields MKPQNLTGVSEFLLLGLSDDPDLQPLLFGLFLSIYLVTILGNLLIILAVTSDSHLHIPMYIFLSNLSLTDVSFSTTTIPKMLGSLQKHRKSITYAGCLTQLTFFSLFACLESLLLTVMAYDRLVAICHPLHYLVIMNPRFCGLLVLVSFSISLLTSLLHYLMVSQLTFCAEVGIPHFFCELSQLLNLSCSDTFINNILIYFIGAILGGVPLSGIIYSYTRVISSILRVSSSDGKYKAFSTCGSHLSVVCLFYGTGLGVYLSSTVSSSRRKSAVASVIYTVVTPMLNPFIYSLRNKDIKSALWGIIIRKA; encoded by the coding sequence ATGAAACCGCAGAATCTAACAGGTGTCTCAGAATTCCTCCTCCTGGGCCTCTCAGATGATCCAGACCTGCAGCCCCTTCTCTTTGGGCTCTTCCTGTCCATTTACCTGGTCACCATCCTAGGGAACCTGCTCATCATCCTGGCTGTCACCTCTGATTCCCACCTCCACATCCCCATGTATATCTTCCTTTCTAACCTATCATTGACTGATGTCAGTTtcagcaccaccaccatccccaagATGCTAGGGAGCCTCCAGAAACATAGGAAATCAATCACCTATGCAGGCTGCCTAACTCAACtcacctttttttctctttttgcatgtTTGGAGAGTCTCCTTCTGacagtgatggcctatgaccggtTGGTGGCCATTTGCCACCCCCTACACTACCTGGTCATCATGAACCCCCGCTTCTGTGGCTTGTTGGTCCTGGTGTCATTTTCCATCAGCCTTTTGACCTCCCTGCTGCACTACTTGATGGTGTCACAGCTTACCTTCTGTGCAGAAGTGGGAATTCCTCATTTCTTTTGTGAACTTTCTCAGCTCCTCAACCTTTCCTGTTCTGACACCTTCATCAATAACATATTAATCTATTTCATTGGTGCCATCTTGGGTGGAGTTCCACTCTCAGGGATCATTTACTCTTATACTCGAGTTATATCTTCCATTCTGAGAGTCTCCTCATCAGATGGGAAGTACAAAGCCTTCTCTACCTGTGGTTCTCATCTGTCagttgtttgcttattttatggAACTGGCCTTGGGGTATATCTCAGCTCCACTGTCTCATCATCCCGTAGGAAGAGTGCAGTGGCCTCGGTGATATACACTGTGGTCACCCCTatgctgaaccccttcatctacagCCTAAGGAACAAGGACATCAAGAGTGCCCTGTGGGGGATTATCATCAGAAAAGCCTAA
- the LOC101109797 gene encoding olfactory receptor 7G2-like — METRNQTDVSNFYLLGLTDEPELQLHIFFLFLSMYLITLLGNLLIILAVSCDPHIHTPMYFFLSNLSFTDICMSTTTIPKMLVNIQAQNQSITYSGCLTQMCFVMVFAFLENFLLTVMAYDRYVAICHPLRYSVIMNPQTCALLIIFSLLLSILNALLLSLTALRLSFCKNLEIPHFFCELAQVVKLTCSDTHINDLLLYLVGSIFGVLPLSGIIFSYTQIVSSVLRMPSAGAKLKAFSTCGSHLSVVSLFYGTGFGVYISSIVTGSSRKTAVASAMYIVVSQMMNLLSTA; from the coding sequence atggaaaccagaaatcaaacagaTGTTTCCAATTTTTATCTCCTGGGATTGACAGATGAGCCAGAACTACAGCTCCACATTTTCTTCCTGTTCCTGTCCATGTACCTGATCACTCTCCTGGGAAACCTGCTCATCATCCTCGCTGTCAGCTGTGATCCCCAcatccacacccccatgtacttcttcctctccaacctgTCCTTTACTGACATCTGCATGAGCACAACCACGATTCCCAAAATGCTGGTCAACATCCAAGCACAAAATCAGAGCATCACATATTCAGGCTGCCTCACCCAGATGTGCTTTGTCATGGTTTTTGCCTTTCTGGAAAATTTTCTCCTTACTGTCATGGCTTATGACCGTTATGTGGCCATTTGTCACCCCTTAAGATACTCAGTTATCATGAACCCGCAAACCTGCGCCCTGCTGATTATATTCTCACTGTTGCTAAGCATTCTGAATGCTCTGCTCCTCAGTCTGACAGCATTGCGGCTGTCCTTTTGTAAGAACCTGGAAATCCCTCACTTTTTCTGTGAACTTGCTCAGGTTGTCAAGCTAACATGTTCTGATACTCACATCAATGACCTTTTGTTATATTTGGTGGGTAGCATATTTGGTGTCCTTCCTCTCTCTGGCATCATTTTCTCTTATACTCAAATTGTCTCCTCTGTTTTGAGAATGCCATCAGCGGGTGCAAAGCTGAAAGCTTTTTCCACCTGTGGGTCTCacttgtcagttgtttccttatTCTATGGGACAGGTTTTGGGGTTTATATAAGTTCTATAGTGACTGGCTCATCCAGGAAGACTGCAGTGGCTTCAGCTATGTACATCGTGGTTTCTCAGATGATGAACCTTTTATCTACAGCCTGA
- the LOC101109537 gene encoding olfactory receptor 7E178-like: MEKKNLTGVSEFLLLGLSDDPDLQPLLFGLFLSMYLVTVLGNLLIILAVSSDFHLHTPMYFFLSNLSLTDVNFSTTTIPKMLVNLQTHSKSITYAGCLTQLIFFSLFAFLESLLLTVMAYDRLVAICHPLHYLVIMNPRFCGLLVLVSFSISLLTSLLHYLMVSQLTFCATVEVPHFFCDPPQLFTLSCSDTFINNILIYLIGAILGGVPLSGILYSYTRIISSILRVSSSGGKYKAFSTCGSHLSVVCLFYGTGLGVYLSSAVSSSHRKSAVASVMYTVVTPMLNPFIYSLRNKDIKSALWRIIIRRT; encoded by the coding sequence atggaaaaaaagaatttaacgGGTGTCTCCGAATTCCTTCTCTTGGGCCTCTCAGATGATCCAGACCTGCAGCCCCTTCTCTTTGGGCTCTTCCTGTCCATGTACCTGGTCACCGTGCTTGGGAACCTGCTCATCATCCTGGCTGTCAGCTCCGATTTTCACCTCCACACCCctatgtacttcttcctctccaattTGTCCTTGACTGATGTTAATTtcagcaccaccaccatccccaagATGCTAGTGAACCTCCAAACACACAGCAAATCCATCACCTATGCAGGCTGCCTAACTCaactcatctttttttctctttttgcatttttgGAGAGTCTCCTTCTGacagtgatggcctatgaccggtTGGTGGCCATTTGTCACCCCCTACACTACCTGGTCATCATGAACCCCCGCTTCTGTGGCTTGTTGGTCCTGGTGTCATTTTCCATCAGCCTTTTGACCTCCCTGCTGCACTACTTGATGGTGTCACAGCTTACCTTCTGTGCCACAGTGGAAGTTCCTCATTTCTTTTGTGATCCTCCTCAACTCTTCACCCTTTCCTGTTCTGACACCTTCATCAATAACATATTAATCTATCTCATTGGTGCCATCTTGGGTGGAGTTCCACTCTCGGGGATCCTTTACTCCTATACTCGAATTATTTCCTCCATTCTAAGAGTTTCATCTTCAGGTGGGAAGTAcaaagccttctccacctgtggtTCTCACCTgtcagttgtttgtttgttttatggaaCTGGCCTTGGGGTGTACCTCAGCTCAGCTGTCTCATCTTCCCATAGGAAGAGTGCAGTGGCCTCAGTAATGTACACTGTTGTGACCCCTatgctgaaccccttcatctacagCCTAAGGAACAAGGACATAAAGAGTGCCCTCTGGAGGATTATTATCAGAAGAACCTAA